The sequence TAAAAAACGGTTGGAAAGAATTCCAACATGATATACTAACTGCAAGAGAAGAATTGGAATATAGTTCAGAAACAAATAAATAATTCTTATGTTTCTTGAGCAGTTCAATCAACTTAACAATATTCATCAATCTTCCGAATCAATTCTCGCTCTTGAGAAATTTTTATCAGATGTACAAAGAGTCTGGACAAAAGATCCTGAAATCCAAGAAGAAGAATCTGTTCTAGATCATACCAGGGAAAGTATAGAGCTCGCACGCAAATATTCTCATATCATCGAGCAATATGGATGAAATCCTCTCCGAGTCGTCCATCTCCTCGAAGTACATGATATTCCTGAGATTCTCACGGGAGATACCGATCCACGACGCATCGATGCTCATGTGAAGCATGTTCGTGAGGAATGGGCAATGACACTTCTGATTTCAAACCCGAGCGACCGTGAAGCTTGGCAAGAATATGCAGAAGGAGAAAGTATCGATGCACAATTCGCAAAAGCATTCGACAAAATGCAATTTCTCCTAAAACTTCAAAAAATAGGATGGAGAAGTGAATATCCATGAGCTATGAGAAACTATAGAAAATATTTCCTCCCCTTTCCTGAACTTCTCGAGATAGTCGACCATCCAATATTTTCTACCATTGTTTCTTCCGAAAGTACCACCATATAAGCCCAAAAACTGCACCGAAAAAGTGTCCGACGAAACTAATATTTCCCATGAATCCGATAGCAATATTCAGAACGAGCATGACGAGAATCTGATTCGCCATCGGATGATGTGCCGTATGGAGATCAATCCAGAGATACGAGAGGATCGCCATACAGAATCCCGAGATACCAATCGTGAGAGAATATGGAGCGAAGAACCAGAGCGCCGCAGCAACGAAAATCGTATTGAGAAGAAAGAAGAGTTGGAATCGCCCCTTACTCATGCGAGTCTCCACTTCTGGTCATGCCTGGTAGAGAAAATAGGAATTGAAAAGAATATGCAAGATGCTTCCATGAAGAAACTGATAGAGAAATAACTGCCCAATAAATAGAATCATTCCATCTCCAGAAAGAGAAATATGATGAAATCCAAATAACGATACAATACCTGGAAATAGAAATCCAAGTACAGATACAATCACTGCTACTACAATAAGTGCATGAGAGAAATATTCTTTCGGATAGAATGGAAATGGAAGTTGAGTTTTGTATGAACGCATAGAAAAAATCCCTTTACGAATAAAGGGATTTTAGGAATTTTTGGAAAGAATACAACTCTTCATATCATTTTGTCATTCCGAACGGAGTGAGGAATCTCTTTCAAATATATTTTGAGAAGCTTTAATACAGCGGAGAGAGATTTCTTCATTTCATTACGAGATGACAAAAATAAAACCCTCGAACGAGGGTTTTTGGTAATTATTTTCGGAGTCCGAGCTTCTCGATAAGAGCGAGATAGCGAGATTCTTCCTTCTTCTTGAGGTAATCAAGAAGTTTTCGACGTTTTGCTACCATCATCACGATACCGCGACGAGAGTGATTGTCTTGCTTGTGAGTCTCGAGGTGATTCTTCAAGTTCTCGATACGAGAAGTGAGAATAGCAACCTGAACTTCTGGAGAACCAGTATCGCCCTTGTGCGTAGCGAACCCTTCCATGAGGGATTTCTTTTCTTTATGATCCATATTGTAGGAATTACAGTATTTTGAGATAAAAAATGTCAAAACCCGAAAATACACGAGTCAAAACAAATGGAGTATATAGAAAGGCTTCAGAAAAGCAAATTTTTATAATACTTGTCTCAGCGCCGTGATATTGAATGCATAGTCCATCTTCGTCGAACCAAGAATTCCGAGATATCCTTCATATTCCCCGATTTCAATTTTCTTCACTATCATGGTCGAACTCTCGAGTTCTGGAAGAATATTCTCTTCCCCGATGAAGACAGAAATACGATTGGTAATCTCCAGTTCTGAGAGAATATCGAGAAATTGATGTTTATTTTCGAGAAATTTGATCACTTGATACATTTCTTCGCCAATGACTCCTTTATTTCTATCGAAATAATTCGAAAGTCCGAGATAATACGAAGCACCAAGAGAAGGAATGCACGCGAACGTAATCTCACCCGTGATTTTCGTCAATCGAGATACGAGAGCATAGAGGGCATCATCGATGCGGTTATTCTCGACTTTTCGAGCATATTCTTCTTCTGCTTCGAGAAATACGGCAGGCATCGCCTCCATCAGATAATCCACAAAAACTCGAAGTCCACGAGTCGTCGGAAGTCGTCCAGCACTATTGTAGGGCTGGAAAATGAGTCCCATTTTCTCGAGGGAAGCCATATCATTGCGGACTGTTGCAGATGATACCTGAAGATCATGTTTTGCAAGAAGTGACTTTGAGCCCGTAATTTCTCCAGTCTTGATATATTCTTCGACGATGAGCTTCAGGATATGAACTTTTCTTTGATCGATTTTTTTCATGACAGAAACTTTTATGGATTATTTCTTTTTCACACGCATTGTCACACCATGATGCCCAGTAATCTCGACTTTATCGCCAGCAGAAAGATCGTCTTCTGACTCAATCAGATAATCAACTCCATCGAGAGTCACCTTCCATTCACCGCTGACTTTCTTGATAGTGCGAACTTGACCCATATATTGATCAGCTCCTTGTGGCATATGCGGATCTTGAGGAGAGAGAAGTTTCGGGAGTACAAAAGCAAAGATAAGACTCAAAATCGCAAATACAATTCCCTGAAGAATAGTGAAGGTCGTATCTCCAAGAAAATACACCAATCCCGCCACAAACGCACTCGCAATAGCGAGAGAAAGACCATAGAATGTAGTCGTTACCATTTCTATGATGAGAAAAATGATAGCCGCTGCAATCCAAAAATAGAGAATAGACATACTATAAAATTAGAAATTATAAATGAAAACTGTAGAGAATTAAAATTTTGTCATCCTCCGTAGGAGGATCTCTTTATTGTCAGGAAGGGATTCTCGCAAGCGAGAATGACAAAAGAGTAATTTATTTATATTCATCATTTATAGCTATTTCGCTCCTCCGAAGATTTTCGACACCCCAGCAAGAATATCAGAATCGAGAATATATTTTGTATTTTGTCCGAGAGCTCCTTCGATTACTTTGAGCTGTTCCTTTGTCACTGCAGCTCACTTGAAGAACTCTACCGCAGCATTGGACTCGAGTTCCATGCGCTTCGCTTCGGCTTCTGCGATAGCAATCTTCGCATTCGCTTCACCCTGAGCACGGAGAATCTGAGACTCACGTTCCCCTTCTGCCTGAAGGATTTTTGATTGCTTATCACCTTCTGATTTTGTGATGAGAGACTGTTTGTATCCTTCTGCTTCGAGAATTTGTGCACGTTTCTCACGTTCTGCCTTCATCTGTTTACTCATAGCATTCTGAATATCATCTGGTGGATCGAGACGCTTGATCTCGACACGGAGCACCTTGATTCCCCATTTTCCCGTCTCACGATCGAGAGATTCGAGAAGTCGTCCATTGATAATCTCACGATTCGAGAGTGTCTCATCGAGAGACATTGTACCGAGCACACTACGGAGATTGGTCTGCGCGAGGTTCACGACCGCCATGAAGACATTGTTGATGTCATAGGTCGCCTGATATGGATCGATAATCTGGACATAGATAACTCCATCTACTGCCATTCCGACATTATCCTTGGTGATAATCTGCTGTTCAGGAACTGTGACAACTTGTTCACGAATGTCAACACGTTTTACAGCTTGGATACCAGGAATGAGGAA is a genomic window of Candidatus Gracilibacteria bacterium containing:
- a CDS encoding HD domain-containing protein, whose protein sequence is MFLEQFNQLNNIHQSSESILALEKFLSDVQRVWTKDPEIQEEESVLDHTRESIELARKYSHIIEQYGGNPLRVVHLLEVHDIPEILTGDTDPRRIDAHVKHVREEWAMTLLISNPSDREAWQEYAEGESIDAQFAKAFDKMQFLLKLQKIGWRSEYPGAMRNYRKYFLPFPELLEIVDHPIFSTIVSSESTTI
- a CDS encoding rhomboid family intramembrane serine protease, translating into MRSYKTQLPFPFYPKEYFSHALIVVAVIVSVLGFLFPGIVSLFGFHHISLSGDGMILFIGQLFLYQFLHGSILHILFNSYFLYQAGPEVETRMSKGRFQLFFLLNTIFVAAALWFFAPYSLTIGISGFCMAILSYLWIDLHTAHHPMANQILVMLVLNIAIGFMGNISFVGHFFGAVFGLIWWYFRKKQW
- the rpsO gene encoding 30S ribosomal protein S15; the protein is MDHKEKKSLMEGFATHKGDTGSPEVQVAILTSRIENLKNHLETHKQDNHSRRGIVMMVAKRRKLLDYLKKKEESRYLALIEKLGLRK
- a CDS encoding NfeD family protein, coding for MSILYFWIAAAIIFLIIEMVTTTFYGLSLAIASAFVAGLVYFLGDTTFTILQGIVFAILSLIFAFVLPKLLSPQDPHMPQGADQYMGQVRTIKKVSGEWKVTLDGVDYLIESEDDLSAGDKVEITGHHGVTMRVKKK
- a CDS encoding SPFH/Band 7/PHB domain protein; translated protein: MTPGFIIFLLIVIAVMIPAFIRKINQGEVGLREFLGKYTDTVGPGIFFLIPGIQAVKRVDIREQVVTVPEQQIITKDNVGMAVDGVIYVQIIDPYQATYDINNVFMAVVNLAQTNLRSVLGTMSLDETLSNREIINGRLLESLDRETGKWGIKVLRVEIKRLDPPDDIQNAMSKQMKAEREKRAQILEAEGYKQSLITKSEGDKQSKILQAEGERESQILRAQGEANAKIAIAEAEAKRMELESNAAVEFFKGAAVTKEQLKVIEGALGQNTKYILDSDILAGVSKIFGGAK